A DNA window from Streptomyces bacillaris contains the following coding sequences:
- a CDS encoding DUF4132 domain-containing protein has product MGWVPAGDYEVGLEAGKVVCRNGKGRRLKSVPAKLKDDPAVVGLRQLTEWLERHERRCLSDVEQWMVRSLPVPTAVLARVWPDPAWQAALRDVVVTGADGGVAGFLRDVDPDRGLGLVDLDGDTVRITPDVVSVPHPVLLDDLDELREFAVELEVSQQVEQLFREVWRRPPGLAPDTVSVDTYAGGAFKELRFLHGRVTQLGYRSRGGYAVCPVVEDGTTVEARIWIGEHDGYGEYDTETGPLGWTDPSGRTLTAAEVGPVAWSEGMRMAAALYAGRDVEDEERAA; this is encoded by the coding sequence ATGGGGTGGGTACCGGCGGGCGACTACGAAGTCGGCCTGGAGGCGGGCAAGGTGGTCTGCCGCAACGGGAAGGGCCGACGGCTGAAGTCCGTCCCGGCCAAACTGAAGGACGACCCGGCGGTCGTCGGCCTCCGGCAGCTCACCGAGTGGCTGGAGCGGCACGAACGCCGGTGCCTGAGCGATGTCGAGCAGTGGATGGTGCGCTCGCTGCCCGTCCCCACCGCCGTCCTCGCCCGGGTCTGGCCCGACCCGGCGTGGCAGGCGGCCCTGCGGGACGTGGTGGTGACCGGCGCGGACGGCGGGGTCGCCGGGTTCCTGCGCGATGTCGACCCCGACCGCGGCCTCGGTCTCGTCGACCTGGACGGTGACACGGTCCGGATCACCCCGGACGTGGTGAGCGTTCCGCACCCCGTCCTCCTCGACGACCTGGACGAGCTGCGGGAGTTCGCGGTCGAGCTGGAGGTGAGCCAGCAGGTGGAGCAGCTGTTCCGCGAGGTGTGGCGCCGCCCGCCCGGCCTCGCCCCGGACACCGTCTCCGTGGACACCTACGCGGGCGGTGCCTTCAAGGAGCTGCGGTTCCTGCACGGCCGCGTCACCCAGCTCGGCTACCGGTCGCGCGGCGGCTACGCGGTCTGCCCGGTGGTGGAGGACGGCACCACCGTCGAGGCGCGCATCTGGATCGGTGAGCACGACGGATACGGCGAGTACGACACCGAGACGGGCCCCTTGGGCTGGACCGACCCCTCGGGGCGCACGCTGACGGCCGCCGAGGTCGGCCCCGTCGCGTGGTCCGAGGGCATGCGCATGGCGGCGGCGCTCTACGCCGGTCGCGACGTGGAGGACGAGGAGCGGGCGGCATGA
- the kdpF gene encoding K(+)-transporting ATPase subunit F — MTAEHFVGLVVAVSLVGYLVLALLYPERF; from the coding sequence GTGACCGCCGAGCATTTCGTCGGCCTTGTCGTGGCCGTCTCCCTGGTCGGGTATCTCGTTCTGGCCCTCCTTTACCCGGAGAGGTTCTGA
- the kdpA gene encoding potassium-transporting ATPase subunit KdpA has protein sequence MSSQIAGVLQLLALITALALVHRPLGDYMAKVYSSERHYRPERWIYRVIGADPAAGMRWPAYLRAVLAFSAVSVLLLYLMQRMQGLLPGSLGFSSISPDQAFNTAVSFVANTNWQSYYGEQAMGHVVQTGGLAVQNFVSAAVGMAVAVALVRGFSRSRTGELGNFWTDLVRGTVRILLPISVIGAVVLVACGAIQNFSGIHQVGQFLGGPQEWNGGAVASQEAIKELGTNGGGYFSANSAHPFENPTPLSNLFEIFLILLIPFALTRTFGRMVGSSKQGYAILGAMAVIWIGFTALMMWTEFAHRGAAFEIAGGAMEGKETRFGIAGSSLFAVATTLTSTGAVNSFHSSYTGFGGGITMLGMQLGEIAPGGVGSGLYGMLIMAVIAVFIAGLMVGRTPEYLGKKIGTRQIKLAACYILVTPALVLGFTAVAMALPTPADSMTNTGAHGFSEILYAYTSGANNNGSAFAGLDADTPWFNTTIGIAMALGRFLPMVFVLALAGSLAEQQPVPTTAGTLRTDKPLYAGLLVGTVLTVTGLTYFPALALGPLAEGLAS, from the coding sequence ATGAGTTCCCAGATCGCTGGTGTGCTCCAGCTTCTCGCGCTGATAACCGCACTTGCCCTCGTCCACCGCCCACTGGGCGATTACATGGCCAAGGTCTACTCCTCCGAGAGGCACTACCGCCCGGAGAGGTGGATCTACCGGGTCATCGGCGCCGATCCGGCCGCCGGGATGCGGTGGCCCGCCTATCTGCGCGCCGTCCTGGCCTTCTCTGCGGTGAGCGTCCTCCTCCTCTACCTGATGCAGCGGATGCAGGGCTTGCTGCCCGGTTCGCTCGGCTTCTCCTCGATCAGCCCTGACCAGGCGTTCAACACCGCCGTGTCCTTCGTCGCCAACACCAACTGGCAGTCCTACTACGGCGAACAGGCCATGGGGCACGTCGTGCAGACCGGCGGCCTCGCGGTGCAGAACTTCGTCTCCGCGGCGGTCGGCATGGCGGTCGCCGTCGCGCTCGTACGGGGCTTCTCCCGGTCCCGTACCGGTGAACTCGGCAATTTCTGGACCGATCTGGTGCGCGGCACCGTCCGTATCCTGCTCCCGATATCAGTGATCGGGGCGGTCGTCCTGGTCGCCTGCGGGGCGATCCAGAACTTCTCCGGTATTCACCAGGTCGGCCAGTTCCTGGGCGGTCCGCAGGAGTGGAACGGGGGTGCCGTCGCCTCCCAGGAGGCCATCAAGGAACTCGGCACCAACGGCGGCGGCTATTTCAGCGCCAACTCCGCCCACCCCTTCGAGAATCCCACTCCCCTGTCCAACCTGTTCGAGATCTTCCTCATCCTGCTGATTCCGTTCGCGCTGACGCGGACATTCGGGCGGATGGTCGGCTCGTCGAAACAGGGGTACGCGATCCTCGGCGCGATGGCCGTCATCTGGATCGGGTTCACCGCACTGATGATGTGGACCGAATTCGCCCACCGCGGGGCCGCGTTCGAAATCGCCGGTGGGGCCATGGAGGGCAAGGAGACCCGCTTCGGGATCGCCGGTTCGTCCCTCTTCGCGGTCGCCACAACGCTCACCTCGACCGGTGCGGTGAACTCGTTCCACTCCTCGTACACCGGCTTCGGCGGCGGAATCACGATGCTGGGCATGCAGCTCGGTGAGATCGCTCCCGGCGGCGTCGGCTCGGGCCTGTACGGCATGCTGATCATGGCGGTCATCGCGGTGTTCATCGCCGGGCTGATGGTCGGCCGCACCCCCGAGTACCTGGGCAAGAAGATCGGCACCCGTCAGATCAAGCTCGCCGCCTGCTACATCCTCGTCACTCCGGCGCTCGTGCTCGGCTTCACCGCCGTCGCCATGGCCCTGCCGACGCCCGCCGACTCGATGACCAACACCGGCGCGCACGGCTTCTCCGAGATCCTGTACGCCTACACCTCCGGCGCCAACAACAACGGCTCCGCGTTCGCCGGACTCGACGCCGACACTCCGTGGTTCAACACCACCATCGGCATCGCGATGGCGCTCGGCCGCTTCCTCCCGATGGTCTTCGTCCTCGCGCTGGCCGGCTCGCTCGCCGAGCAGCAGCCGGTGCCCACGACCGCGGGCACCCTGCGCACCGACAAGCCCCTCTACGCGGGGCTGCTCGTCGGCACGGTCCTCACCGTCACCGGACTCACCTACTTCCCGGCCCTGGCGCTGGGCCCGCTCGCCGAAGGGCTCGCCTCATGA
- the kdpB gene encoding potassium-transporting ATPase subunit KdpB, with protein sequence MSTVTPARAPHGDLPPTGGERPATRVGGGLFDPKQLLKSFPDALRKLDPRVMIKSPVMFVVLVGSVVTTVLAVTDPTDWFGWAITAWLWLTTVFANLAEAVAEGRGKAQADTLRRAKTATVARRVIGAAEERVAGTELRVGDLVVCEAGDVIPGDGDVVEGVASVDESAITGESAPVIRESGGDRSAVTGGTKVLSDRVVIRITTKPGETFIDRMINLVEGAARQKTPNEIALNILLASLTIVFLLAVVTLKPFAIYAGADDQTSLIVLAALLVCLIPTTIGALLSAIGIAGMDRLVQRNVLALSGRAVEAAGDVSTLLLDKTGTITLGNRQAAEFLAVEGVAEAELADAAQLSSLADETPEGRSVVVLAKEKYGLRERDRGELTGAAWVAFTAQTRMSGVDLDGRKVRKGATGSVVTWVKERGGSVSGDTHALNDRISQAGGTPLLVAVEDDRGARVLGVIHLKDVVKEGMRERFGELRRMGIRTVMITGDNPLTAKAIAEEAGVDDFLAEATPEDKMALIKREQAGGKLVAMTGDGTNDAPALAQADVGVAMNTGTSAAKEAGNMVDLDSNPTKLIEIVEIGKQLLITRGALTTFSIANDVAKYFAIIPAMFAVAYPSLDRLNIMGLSSPESAILSAVVFNALIIVALVPLALKGVRYRPASADRMLRRNLALYGLGGIVAPFIGIKLIDLLLSLIPGIG encoded by the coding sequence ATGAGCACCGTCACCCCCGCCCGCGCTCCGCACGGAGACCTGCCGCCGACCGGCGGCGAGAGGCCGGCCACTCGTGTCGGCGGCGGCCTGTTCGACCCGAAGCAGCTCCTCAAGTCGTTCCCGGACGCGCTGCGCAAACTCGACCCGCGCGTGATGATCAAATCGCCCGTGATGTTCGTGGTGCTGGTCGGCTCGGTGGTCACCACCGTGCTCGCGGTCACGGACCCGACCGACTGGTTCGGCTGGGCGATCACCGCGTGGCTCTGGCTGACCACGGTCTTCGCCAACCTTGCCGAGGCCGTGGCGGAAGGCCGGGGCAAGGCCCAGGCCGACACCCTGCGCAGGGCCAAGACCGCTACCGTCGCCCGCCGCGTCATCGGCGCGGCCGAGGAGCGCGTCGCCGGAACGGAGCTGCGCGTCGGGGACCTGGTGGTCTGTGAGGCCGGAGACGTCATCCCCGGCGACGGGGACGTGGTCGAGGGCGTCGCCTCCGTCGACGAATCCGCGATCACCGGCGAATCGGCCCCGGTCATCCGCGAGTCCGGCGGCGACCGCAGCGCGGTGACCGGCGGTACGAAGGTGCTCTCCGACCGCGTCGTCATCAGGATCACCACGAAGCCGGGCGAGACCTTCATCGACCGGATGATCAATCTGGTGGAGGGCGCGGCCCGGCAGAAGACGCCCAACGAGATCGCCCTGAACATCCTGCTGGCCTCCCTCACCATCGTCTTCCTGCTCGCGGTGGTCACCCTGAAGCCCTTCGCGATCTACGCGGGCGCCGACGACCAGACCTCGCTGATCGTGCTCGCGGCCCTGCTGGTGTGCCTGATCCCCACCACGATCGGGGCCCTGCTCTCCGCGATCGGCATCGCCGGGATGGACCGGCTCGTCCAGCGCAATGTGCTGGCCCTGTCGGGTCGTGCGGTGGAGGCCGCCGGTGACGTATCGACCCTGCTGCTCGACAAGACCGGGACGATCACCCTGGGCAATCGGCAGGCAGCGGAATTCCTGGCGGTCGAGGGCGTGGCGGAAGCCGAACTCGCGGACGCGGCCCAGCTCTCCTCGCTCGCCGACGAGACCCCCGAGGGCCGGTCGGTCGTCGTGCTGGCCAAGGAGAAGTACGGGCTGCGGGAGCGGGACCGGGGCGAGCTGACCGGGGCCGCATGGGTCGCGTTCACCGCGCAGACCCGGATGTCGGGCGTCGACCTGGACGGACGGAAGGTCCGCAAGGGGGCGACGGGTTCGGTCGTGACGTGGGTGAAGGAGCGGGGCGGGAGCGTCTCCGGGGACACGCACGCCCTCAACGACCGGATTTCCCAGGCCGGTGGCACGCCGCTGCTGGTGGCCGTGGAGGACGACCGGGGTGCCCGGGTCCTGGGAGTGATCCATCTCAAGGACGTGGTGAAGGAGGGCATGCGGGAGCGGTTCGGGGAGCTGCGCCGGATGGGCATCCGTACGGTGATGATCACGGGCGACAACCCGCTGACCGCCAAGGCGATCGCGGAGGAGGCAGGGGTCGACGACTTCCTCGCCGAGGCGACGCCCGAGGACAAGATGGCCCTCATCAAGCGGGAGCAGGCCGGGGGCAAGCTGGTGGCGATGACCGGCGACGGCACCAACGACGCCCCCGCCCTCGCCCAGGCGGACGTCGGCGTGGCGATGAACACCGGCACCTCCGCCGCCAAGGAGGCCGGGAACATGGTGGACCTTGACTCCAACCCCACCAAACTCATCGAGATCGTCGAGATCGGCAAGCAACTCCTGATCACCCGGGGCGCGTTGACGACGTTCTCCATCGCCAACGATGTCGCGAAGTACTTCGCGATCATCCCCGCCATGTTCGCCGTGGCGTATCCGTCGCTGGACAGGCTCAACATCATGGGCCTCTCCTCGCCCGAGTCCGCGATCCTCTCCGCCGTCGTCTTCAACGCACTGATCATCGTCGCCCTGGTGCCGCTCGCCCTCAAGGGCGTCCGCTACCGGCCCGCGAGCGCCGACCGGATGCTGCGCCGCAACCTCGCCCTGTACGGACTCGGCGGCATCGTCGCCCCGTTCATCGGCATCAAGCTCATCGACCTGCTCCTCTCCCTCATCCCCGGAATCGGCTGA
- a CDS encoding potassium-transporting ATPase subunit C — MTHNTVGNTARVLGAGLRALLVLTLVCGLLYPLAVTGVAQALFPDKANGSEIRDAGGQVVGSSLIGQRYDLPPEGGGGTPAPDLRWFQPRPSNGLGTNSVNTQYSLLLSGATNRSGDNEELIRWVRDARAAVVRDNSTPTYKVNPGDIPADAVTSSGSGLDPHISPAYAKLQVHRVAAKNGLDVGEVEDLVADHTAGRVLGFLGEPRVNVLELNTALRNLTRNR; from the coding sequence ATGACCCACAACACCGTCGGCAACACCGCGCGCGTACTCGGGGCAGGTCTCCGCGCCCTGCTCGTCCTCACCCTGGTCTGCGGGCTCCTCTATCCCCTCGCCGTCACGGGCGTCGCCCAGGCCCTGTTCCCCGACAAGGCCAACGGCTCCGAGATCAGGGACGCGGGCGGGCAGGTCGTCGGCTCCTCCCTCATCGGGCAGCGGTACGACCTCCCGCCGGAGGGGGGCGGGGGGACTCCCGCCCCGGACCTGCGGTGGTTCCAGCCGCGCCCCTCCAACGGGCTCGGCACCAACAGCGTCAACACGCAGTACTCGCTGCTCCTCTCCGGAGCCACCAACCGCTCCGGCGACAACGAGGAGCTGATCCGGTGGGTGCGGGACGCCAGGGCCGCCGTGGTCAGGGACAACTCCACGCCCACGTACAAGGTGAACCCCGGTGACATCCCGGCCGACGCCGTCACCTCGTCCGGTTCCGGCCTGGACCCGCACATCTCACCGGCGTACGCGAAGCTCCAGGTCCACCGCGTCGCCGCGAAGAACGGCCTCGATGTCGGGGAGGTGGAGGATCTGGTCGCGGACCACACCGCCGGCCGGGTCCTCGGCTTCCTGGGGGAACCCCGGGTGAACGTGCTGGAGCTGAACACGGCGCTCAGGAACCTGACCCGGAACCGATGA
- a CDS encoding DUF4118 domain-containing protein gives MERGRLRIYLGAAPGVGKTYAMLSEARRRIERGTDVVVGFVEHHGRPRTEVMLHGLETVPRRALEHRGATFTEMDVDAVLERAPAVALVDELAHTNVPGCRNAKRWQDVEELLRAGIDVVSTVNIQHLESLGDVVESITGVRQRETVPDEVVRRADQIELVDMSPQALRRRMAHGNIYRPDRMDAALSHYFRPGNLTALRELALLWTADRVDEYLRQYRGEHGIRTTWQARERIVVGLTGGPEGRTLIRRAARLAEKGAGGEVLAVHIAASDGLKAVSPEELAVQRTLVEGLGGTFHHVIGEDVPSALLDFARGVNATQIVLGVSRRRAWQYVLGPGVSATVARESGPDLDVHIVTHDAAAKGRGLPTAGGARLGRARIVWGWLVGILGPALLGLLLKTVVPDLGLANDMLLFLTFTVAAALLGGMLPALASAATGCLLLNYFFTTPFHRFTVSDPKNIVAIVIFVGVAVSVASVVDLAARRTHQAARLRAESEILSFLAGSILRGENSLDALLERLRETFAMDSVALLERDSEVEHWSCAAAVGGRPVGRPEDADVDIPVGDNLALVLSGRALRAEDRRVLGAFAAQAAVALDRQRLVGQAQEARELAESDRFRTALLAAVSHDLRTPLAGIKASVTSLRSHDVTWSETDREALLEGIEEGADRLAALIGNLLDMSRLNTGTVVPMIRETDLDEVVPMALSGVPEGSVELDIPETLPMVAVDRGLLERIVANIVENAVKYSPPGCPVLVSAGSLHDRVVLRVVDRGPGVPDTAKEHIFEPFQRLGDAPRGAGVGLGLAVARGFTEAIRATLTAEDTPGGGLTMVLTLPRTAAGPPAPPAERGGG, from the coding sequence ATGGAACGCGGAAGACTGCGGATCTATCTCGGTGCGGCGCCGGGCGTCGGCAAGACGTACGCGATGCTCTCCGAGGCCCGTCGGAGGATCGAGCGCGGCACCGACGTGGTCGTCGGGTTCGTGGAGCACCACGGGCGGCCCCGGACGGAGGTGATGCTGCACGGGCTGGAGACCGTTCCGCGTCGGGCGCTGGAGCACCGGGGAGCCACGTTCACCGAGATGGACGTGGACGCGGTCCTGGAGCGGGCTCCGGCCGTGGCCCTGGTGGACGAGCTGGCCCACACCAACGTCCCCGGCTGCCGCAACGCCAAGCGCTGGCAGGACGTCGAGGAGTTGCTGAGGGCCGGGATCGACGTCGTGTCGACGGTCAACATCCAGCACCTGGAGTCGCTCGGCGATGTCGTGGAGTCGATCACCGGGGTACGGCAGCGCGAGACGGTCCCGGACGAGGTGGTGCGGCGGGCCGACCAGATCGAATTGGTCGACATGTCGCCCCAGGCGCTGCGCCGCCGGATGGCGCACGGCAACATCTACCGGCCGGACAGGATGGACGCGGCCCTCTCCCACTACTTCCGCCCCGGCAACCTCACCGCCCTGCGTGAGCTGGCCCTCCTGTGGACCGCCGACCGGGTCGACGAGTACCTGCGGCAGTACCGGGGCGAGCACGGCATCCGGACCACCTGGCAGGCCCGTGAACGCATCGTCGTCGGCCTCACCGGTGGACCCGAGGGCCGCACCCTCATCCGCCGCGCCGCCCGCCTCGCGGAGAAGGGGGCAGGCGGCGAGGTGCTGGCCGTCCATATCGCCGCGAGCGACGGGCTGAAGGCCGTGTCGCCCGAGGAGTTGGCCGTCCAGCGCACGCTGGTCGAGGGGCTCGGCGGGACGTTCCACCACGTCATCGGTGAGGATGTGCCCTCGGCGCTGCTGGACTTCGCCCGCGGGGTCAACGCCACCCAGATCGTCCTGGGTGTCAGCCGCCGCAGGGCGTGGCAGTACGTCCTCGGCCCCGGGGTCAGCGCCACGGTCGCCCGTGAGTCGGGTCCCGACCTCGACGTCCACATCGTCACGCACGACGCCGCCGCCAAGGGCCGCGGGTTGCCGACCGCCGGGGGCGCCCGGCTCGGGCGGGCCCGGATCGTCTGGGGCTGGCTCGTCGGCATCCTGGGGCCCGCCCTCCTCGGCCTGCTGCTCAAGACCGTCGTTCCCGATCTCGGGCTCGCCAACGACATGCTGCTGTTCCTCACCTTCACCGTCGCCGCCGCTCTGCTCGGCGGCATGCTTCCCGCCCTCGCCTCGGCCGCCACCGGCTGCCTGCTGCTCAACTACTTCTTCACCACGCCCTTCCACCGGTTCACGGTCTCCGACCCGAAGAACATCGTCGCCATCGTGATCTTCGTCGGTGTGGCCGTCTCCGTCGCCTCGGTCGTCGACCTGGCGGCCCGCCGTACCCACCAGGCCGCCCGGCTGCGCGCCGAGTCGGAGATCCTGTCCTTCCTGGCGGGCAGCATCCTGCGGGGTGAGAACTCCCTCGACGCCCTGCTCGAACGGCTCCGGGAGACCTTCGCCATGGACTCCGTCGCCCTGCTGGAGCGTGACAGCGAGGTCGAGCACTGGTCGTGCGCGGCGGCGGTCGGCGGCCGCCCGGTCGGCCGTCCCGAGGACGCCGACGTCGACATCCCCGTGGGGGACAACCTGGCCCTGGTCCTGAGCGGCCGGGCGCTGCGGGCCGAGGACCGCCGGGTCCTGGGCGCGTTCGCCGCCCAGGCCGCCGTGGCCCTGGACCGGCAGCGCCTGGTCGGCCAGGCCCAGGAGGCGCGCGAGCTGGCGGAGAGCGACCGCTTCCGCACGGCCCTGCTCGCCGCCGTCAGCCATGACCTCCGCACGCCCCTGGCCGGGATCAAGGCATCGGTCACCTCGCTGCGTTCCCATGACGTCACCTGGTCGGAGACCGACCGCGAGGCCCTCCTCGAAGGCATCGAGGAGGGGGCCGACCGGCTGGCCGCGCTGATCGGCAACCTCCTGGACATGTCCCGGCTGAACACAGGCACCGTCGTCCCGATGATCAGGGAGACGGATCTGGACGAAGTCGTCCCCATGGCCCTGAGCGGTGTGCCCGAGGGCAGCGTGGAGCTGGACATCCCGGAGACCCTGCCCATGGTCGCCGTCGACCGTGGACTGCTGGAACGTATCGTCGCCAACATCGTCGAGAACGCTGTCAAGTACAGCCCGCCGGGCTGCCCCGTCCTGGTATCGGCCGGGAGCCTGCACGACCGGGTGGTCCTCCGCGTCGTCGACCGGGGCCCCGGCGTCCCCGACACGGCCAAGGAGCACATCTTCGAACCGTTCCAGCGCCTCGGGGACGCCCCACGGGGTGCCGGCGTCGGGCTGGGCCTGGCGGTCGCGCGCGGCTTCACCGAGGCGATCCGGGCCACCCTCACCGCCGAGGACACCCCCGGCGGTGGCCTCACCATGGTCCTCACCCTGCCCCGGACCGCCGCCGGGCCACCGGCTCCCCCGGCCGAACGCGGCGGCGGGTGA
- a CDS encoding LCP family protein, producing MTRRGRVLLWSAGVLAVLVLGAAGAGAWIYGELDGNIHAADVDNRIGGERPRNMSPGSKNILVVGSDSRAGGNAAYGKGLETMQSDTLMVLHLAADREWATAVSLPRDSWVRIPACDRGDGIRSEPHSFKINASFAIGGTGGDVGAAAACTIRTVEQNTGLRIDHFVSVDFQGFKGMVNALGGIEVCPEAAIRDEKARLDLEAGCQTVRDEDALGYVRTRYSVGDGSDIGRIGRQQEFMKALAAKAQQTLTSPADLYGFLDSATKSITTDRALAGIKPLSALAAELKGIPADRLTFLTVPNYAREADVPSDRANVVWQYPQAADLFDAMAEDRETDKKALEASAADPVHARSVRVRVLNGTGVAGRAAQAAEELRDLGYTVVGTGNAPDPAERTAVLHAPGMADHARVLTSRLDGVTAHPDEQSAGQVLTLVIGPDYPGAA from the coding sequence TTGACCCGGCGTGGCCGGGTCCTGCTGTGGTCGGCCGGGGTGCTGGCCGTACTGGTACTGGGCGCGGCCGGAGCCGGGGCCTGGATCTACGGGGAGCTGGACGGCAACATCCACGCCGCCGACGTCGACAACCGGATCGGCGGTGAGCGCCCCCGCAACATGAGCCCGGGCTCCAAGAACATCCTGGTGGTCGGCTCGGACAGCAGGGCGGGCGGGAACGCGGCGTACGGCAAGGGCCTGGAGACCATGCAGTCGGACACGCTGATGGTTCTCCACCTGGCCGCCGACCGCGAGTGGGCCACGGCCGTATCGCTCCCGCGCGACTCCTGGGTCCGTATACCGGCCTGCGACCGGGGCGACGGGATCAGGTCCGAACCGCACAGCTTCAAGATCAACGCGTCGTTCGCCATCGGCGGTACGGGGGGCGATGTCGGGGCAGCCGCCGCCTGCACGATCAGGACGGTCGAGCAGAACACCGGACTGCGCATCGACCACTTCGTCTCCGTCGACTTCCAGGGGTTCAAGGGGATGGTGAACGCGCTGGGCGGGATCGAGGTGTGTCCCGAGGCGGCCATCCGGGACGAGAAGGCCCGCCTGGACCTCGAAGCCGGCTGCCAGACCGTCAGGGACGAGGACGCCCTCGGCTACGTCCGCACGCGCTACAGCGTGGGCGACGGCTCCGACATCGGACGCATCGGACGCCAGCAGGAGTTCATGAAGGCGCTGGCCGCCAAGGCCCAGCAGACGCTGACCAGCCCTGCCGACCTCTACGGCTTCCTCGACTCCGCCACCAAGTCCATCACCACCGACCGCGCCCTGGCCGGGATCAAGCCGCTGTCCGCGCTCGCCGCCGAGCTCAAGGGCATACCCGCCGACCGGCTCACCTTCCTCACCGTGCCCAACTACGCCCGCGAGGCCGATGTGCCCTCCGACCGGGCCAACGTCGTCTGGCAGTACCCCCAGGCCGCCGATCTCTTCGACGCGATGGCCGAAGACCGCGAGACAGACAAGAAGGCGCTGGAAGCCTCGGCCGCCGACCCGGTCCACGCCCGCTCGGTCCGGGTCCGGGTGCTCAACGGGACCGGCGTCGCCGGCCGGGCCGCGCAGGCCGCCGAGGAGCTGCGCGACCTCGGCTACACCGTCGTCGGTACGGGAAACGCCCCGGATCCGGCCGAACGTACGGCCGTACTGCACGCGCCCGGCATGGCGGACCACGCACGGGTGCTCACCTCCCGGCTGGACGGGGTCACGGCCCACCCGGACGAGCAGAGTGCGGGCCAGGTCCTCACCCTGGTCATCGGGCCGGACTACCCGGGCGCCGCCTGA
- a CDS encoding sodium:calcium antiporter: protein MLTDVWPLSGSIGIFLLATAVTVVCSIRLAGVGDTLADRTGWGEALFGAVLFGLVTSLSGIVMTAVSAAADQPDLAYSNAVGGIAAQTLALVVADAFLRRVNLEHASASVPNMLFGCLLIGLLGIALMATFSPSVTVLGLHPASVVMVAFYVGGLQLIRSHGEPMWRAVPTTDTVSDVASEETEGLGAHSTARLWSEFLAAAALVMVGGWAVARAAEGIVENTGLSAGLVGAVFMGLVNALPETVTSIAAVRRGAVTLAVAAIVGGNCLDALNLVVGDIAYRGGSLFHAASQDELFLTSGALVMTAVLLGGLLVRQKRGWLKIGFDGILLIAIYASTVVVLAF from the coding sequence ATGCTGACCGACGTATGGCCTCTGAGCGGGAGCATCGGAATCTTCCTGCTGGCCACGGCCGTCACCGTGGTGTGCAGCATCCGGCTCGCGGGGGTGGGCGACACCCTTGCCGACCGTACCGGCTGGGGCGAAGCCCTGTTCGGCGCGGTGCTGTTCGGCTTGGTGACGTCCCTCTCGGGCATCGTGATGACCGCGGTCAGCGCCGCTGCCGATCAGCCCGACCTCGCGTACAGCAACGCTGTGGGCGGTATCGCGGCGCAGACGCTCGCTCTCGTCGTCGCCGATGCCTTCCTACGGAGAGTCAACCTTGAACACGCCTCAGCGTCGGTGCCCAACATGCTCTTCGGCTGCCTGCTGATCGGATTGCTGGGAATCGCCCTGATGGCGACGTTCAGCCCGTCGGTCACCGTTCTGGGCCTGCACCCCGCGTCCGTGGTGATGGTGGCCTTCTACGTCGGAGGCCTCCAACTCATCCGTTCCCACGGCGAACCCATGTGGCGGGCGGTGCCCACGACGGACACGGTCTCCGATGTCGCGAGCGAAGAGACCGAAGGGCTCGGCGCCCACAGCACGGCACGGCTGTGGAGCGAGTTCCTGGCCGCGGCGGCCCTCGTCATGGTCGGAGGGTGGGCGGTGGCCCGCGCGGCGGAAGGCATCGTGGAGAACACGGGCCTGAGCGCCGGACTCGTCGGGGCTGTGTTCATGGGCCTGGTCAACGCGCTTCCGGAGACGGTCACCTCCATCGCGGCCGTCCGCCGCGGAGCCGTCACCCTGGCCGTGGCCGCCATCGTCGGCGGTAACTGCCTGGACGCGCTCAACCTCGTCGTCGGGGACATCGCCTATCGGGGCGGCTCCCTGTTCCACGCCGCAAGTCAGGACGAGTTGTTCCTCACGAGCGGTGCGCTGGTCATGACGGCGGTCCTGCTCGGTGGTCTCCTCGTCCGCCAGAAGCGTGGCTGGCTCAAGATCGGTTTCGACGGGATCCTGCTGATCGCCATCTACGCGAGCACCGTCGTCGTGCTCGCGTTCTGA